In Arthrobacter sp. QXT-31, one genomic interval encodes:
- a CDS encoding molybdopterin-dependent oxidoreductase — MQKLMRWFRGPAALAALAGVAAAAVVLSVAELAGAFFTARATPLVALGSTFIDFTPPWLKDFAIATFGTNDKAALFAGMGVTVFVLACVLGVMAYRRWALGAAGVLFMGAVIVASVVTRAGVRPLDAVPSLAGTAAGLVVLRLLVSRLWRRQVFPDAPADVAAKEPERPATSRRAFFAATGLTAAAAAIAATGGRLLSAARSNVAQARESLRLPAPARPAAAVPGGVQSATAGVTPWLTPARDFYRIDTALSVPEIRAEEWELRVHGLVEEEVRLTFQDLLGADLIESHVTLTCVSNPVGGNLAGNARWLGLPVREVLKRARPTAGADMVLSTSVDGFSASTPLEVLQDDRDAMLAIGMNGEPLPLEHGYPVRMVVPGLYGFVSATKWVVELEVTRFADSKAYWTERGWSERGPIKTMARIEVPKSFATVPAGRVAIGGTAWAQRRGITRVEVQVDGGNWAEAALSDEASVDTWRQWSYLWDAKPGQHYIRARATDGTGEVQTEKRADPVPDGASGWQSVMVTVE, encoded by the coding sequence ATGCAGAAGCTCATGAGGTGGTTCAGGGGACCGGCCGCATTGGCGGCCCTCGCCGGGGTGGCCGCCGCCGCCGTCGTTCTTTCCGTTGCGGAACTGGCGGGGGCGTTCTTTACGGCCCGCGCCACTCCCCTGGTTGCCCTGGGCTCGACGTTCATTGACTTCACGCCGCCGTGGCTGAAGGACTTCGCGATTGCGACGTTCGGAACCAACGACAAGGCCGCGCTCTTCGCCGGGATGGGCGTGACGGTTTTCGTACTGGCGTGCGTCTTGGGCGTGATGGCGTACCGGAGATGGGCGCTGGGTGCTGCCGGCGTGCTGTTCATGGGCGCGGTGATCGTGGCCAGCGTGGTGACCCGCGCCGGCGTCAGGCCGTTGGACGCCGTGCCCTCACTGGCGGGAACCGCGGCGGGGCTGGTGGTGCTGCGGCTGCTGGTGTCGCGGCTGTGGCGCCGGCAGGTTTTTCCGGATGCGCCGGCCGACGTCGCGGCCAAGGAGCCGGAACGCCCGGCCACCTCCCGGCGCGCGTTCTTCGCGGCCACCGGCCTGACTGCGGCTGCGGCGGCCATCGCCGCCACCGGGGGCCGCCTGCTCAGCGCCGCGCGCAGCAACGTGGCGCAGGCACGGGAGTCACTCCGGCTGCCGGCGCCCGCCCGGCCCGCAGCGGCGGTGCCCGGCGGGGTGCAGTCGGCCACCGCCGGCGTGACGCCGTGGCTGACCCCGGCCAGGGACTTCTACCGGATCGACACGGCCCTCAGCGTTCCGGAAATCAGGGCGGAGGAGTGGGAGCTGCGCGTCCACGGGCTCGTGGAGGAGGAGGTCCGGCTCACGTTCCAGGACCTGCTCGGCGCCGATCTGATCGAGTCCCACGTGACCCTCACCTGCGTTTCCAACCCGGTGGGCGGCAACCTCGCCGGCAATGCCCGGTGGCTCGGGCTCCCGGTCCGCGAGGTGCTCAAGCGGGCCAGGCCCACCGCCGGCGCGGACATGGTGCTCTCCACCTCCGTCGACGGGTTCAGCGCCTCCACGCCGCTGGAGGTCCTGCAGGATGACCGCGACGCCATGCTCGCCATCGGCATGAACGGCGAGCCGCTGCCGCTGGAGCACGGCTACCCGGTGCGCATGGTGGTACCGGGACTGTACGGCTTCGTCTCCGCCACCAAATGGGTGGTGGAACTGGAGGTGACCCGCTTCGCCGACAGCAAGGCCTACTGGACGGAGCGCGGCTGGTCCGAGCGCGGCCCCATCAAGACGATGGCCCGGATCGAGGTACCCAAGTCCTTCGCCACGGTGCCGGCAGGGAGGGTGGCCATCGGCGGTACCGCCTGGGCCCAGAGGCGGGGCATCACCAGGGTGGAAGTGCAGGTCGACGGCGGGAACTGGGCCGAGGCGGCGCTGTCGGACGAGGCTTCCGTGGACACGTGGCGGCAGTGGTCCTACCTGTGGGACGCCAAGCCGGGCCAACACTACATCAGGGCGCGCGCCACGGACGGGACAGGCGAGGTGCAGACCGAGAAGCGCGCCGACCCCGTACCGGACGGCGCCTCCGGCTGGCAGTCGGTCATGGTCACGGTTGAGTAG
- the purD gene encoding phosphoribosylamine--glycine ligase, which produces MKVLVIGPGGREHAIVRSLLADPNVSEVHAAPGNAGISKLVPTHAINGNDPDAVAALATRLDVDLVVVGPEAPLAAGVSDAVREAGIPVFGPSKAAAQLEASKAFAKQVMAEAGVPTAMALVAANAEEAAAALDTFGAPYVVKDDGLAAGKGVVVTDNRDDALAHAQSCFDAGGTVVIEEFLDGPEVSVFVLCDGRNTVALSPAQDFKRIYDNDEGPNTGGMGAYTPLDWAPEGLVQEVIDRIAQPTVDEMARRGTPFVGVLFVGLALTRRGTRVIEFNVRFGDPETQAVLARLKTPLGSLLLSAAKGELDQAEELRWSKDTAVAVVVASENYPDTPRTGDRIRGLKKVDELEGVHVIHAGTKLDDQGKVVSAGGRVLAVVALGSDLVEARERAYDGVELVQLEGAQFRTDIAGKAARGEIKVSSAVAAPAAQAGPAAEGKA; this is translated from the coding sequence GTGAAGGTACTCGTCATTGGCCCCGGTGGCCGCGAACACGCCATTGTCCGCTCCCTCCTTGCCGACCCCAACGTGTCCGAAGTCCACGCGGCTCCAGGCAACGCCGGCATCAGCAAGCTCGTCCCTACGCACGCCATCAACGGGAACGATCCGGACGCGGTGGCGGCGCTCGCCACCCGGCTCGACGTTGACCTGGTGGTCGTTGGTCCCGAGGCTCCCCTCGCCGCCGGCGTTTCCGACGCCGTGCGCGAAGCCGGCATTCCGGTGTTCGGCCCCAGCAAGGCGGCCGCCCAGCTCGAGGCCTCCAAGGCTTTCGCGAAGCAGGTGATGGCCGAAGCCGGCGTACCCACCGCCATGGCACTGGTGGCCGCCAACGCTGAAGAAGCAGCCGCGGCACTGGACACCTTCGGTGCACCCTACGTCGTCAAGGACGACGGCCTGGCTGCCGGCAAGGGCGTGGTGGTCACCGACAACCGGGACGACGCCCTGGCCCACGCCCAGAGCTGCTTCGACGCCGGCGGCACCGTGGTCATCGAGGAGTTCCTGGACGGCCCCGAGGTCTCCGTGTTCGTCCTGTGCGACGGCCGCAACACGGTGGCCCTGTCCCCGGCCCAGGACTTCAAGCGCATCTACGACAACGACGAAGGCCCCAACACCGGCGGCATGGGCGCGTACACCCCGCTTGACTGGGCCCCCGAAGGCCTCGTCCAGGAGGTCATCGACCGCATCGCCCAGCCCACCGTGGACGAGATGGCCCGCCGCGGTACCCCGTTCGTGGGCGTGCTGTTCGTCGGCCTGGCGCTGACCAGGCGCGGCACCCGCGTCATCGAATTCAACGTCCGCTTCGGCGACCCCGAAACGCAGGCCGTCCTCGCCCGGCTCAAGACGCCCCTCGGTTCCCTGCTCCTGTCAGCTGCCAAGGGCGAACTGGACCAGGCGGAAGAGCTGCGCTGGTCCAAGGACACGGCGGTCGCCGTCGTCGTTGCCTCCGAAAACTACCCGGACACCCCGCGCACCGGTGACCGCATCCGCGGGCTCAAGAAGGTGGATGAGCTGGAAGGCGTCCACGTGATCCACGCCGGAACCAAGCTCGACGATCAGGGCAAGGTGGTCTCCGCCGGCGGCCGCGTGCTGGCCGTGGTGGCGCTGGGATCCGACCTCGTGGAGGCCCGGGAACGGGCGTACGACGGCGTGGAGCTGGTTCAGCTTGAGGGCGCCCAGTTCCGCACGGACATAGCAGGCAAGGCCGCGCGCGGCGAGATCAAGGTGTCGTCCGCCGTTGCAGCCCCCGCTGCCCAGGCCGGCCCCGCTGCAGAAGGGAAGGCGTGA
- a CDS encoding phosphoribosylaminoimidazolesuccinocarboxamide synthase has product MAEQKRTRGLDTAHAELPGWKHVYSGKVRDLYVPATESINEQFGQECVLVVASDRISAYDHVLSSEIPDKGRILTQLSLWWFEQLGVEHHVLASTVEDGVPAAVEGRAMICKKLEMFPVECIARGYLTGSGLVEYRQSGTVCEIPLPEGLVDGSRLEHAIFTPSAKAEVGEHDENITYDAVVSIVGDDIAARLSELTLRIYTKAEEIARERGIILADTKVEFGYDVVNGAITLGDEVLTPDSSRFWDAATYEPGKAQPSFDKQFVRDWLTSAESGWDKASDTPPPALPADIVDRTRARYVEAYEKLTGRTFS; this is encoded by the coding sequence GTGGCTGAGCAGAAAAGAACCCGCGGCCTGGACACGGCCCACGCCGAGCTGCCCGGCTGGAAGCACGTTTACTCGGGCAAGGTCCGGGACCTGTACGTCCCCGCCACCGAATCCATCAATGAGCAGTTCGGACAGGAATGCGTGCTGGTGGTGGCCAGCGACCGCATCAGCGCCTATGACCACGTGCTCAGCAGCGAGATCCCGGACAAGGGACGGATCCTCACCCAGTTGAGCCTCTGGTGGTTCGAGCAGCTGGGCGTCGAACACCACGTCCTGGCATCAACCGTGGAGGACGGCGTCCCCGCCGCAGTCGAGGGCCGTGCCATGATCTGCAAGAAGCTGGAAATGTTCCCGGTGGAATGCATCGCCCGCGGCTACCTCACCGGTTCCGGGCTTGTGGAGTACCGGCAGTCCGGCACCGTCTGCGAGATCCCGCTGCCGGAAGGACTGGTGGACGGCTCCCGCCTGGAGCACGCCATCTTCACCCCGTCGGCCAAGGCCGAGGTGGGCGAGCACGACGAAAACATCACCTACGACGCCGTCGTGTCCATCGTGGGCGACGACATCGCCGCGCGCCTGAGCGAACTGACCCTGCGGATCTACACCAAGGCCGAGGAGATCGCCCGCGAACGCGGCATCATCCTGGCCGATACCAAGGTGGAGTTCGGCTACGACGTGGTGAACGGCGCCATCACCCTCGGCGACGAGGTCCTCACGCCGGACTCGTCCCGGTTCTGGGACGCCGCCACGTACGAGCCCGGCAAGGCGCAGCCCTCCTTCGACAAGCAGTTTGTCCGGGACTGGCTCACCTCCGCCGAATCCGGCTGGGACAAGGCGTCCGATACTCCTCCGCCGGCCCTGCCCGCTGACATCGTGGACCGCACGCGGGCCCGCTACGTCGAGGCCTACGAGAAGCTGACCGGCCGCACCTTCAGCTAG
- a CDS encoding helix-turn-helix domain-containing protein — translation MGNGFGEKLRAERLERGLTQAELGKDLYSPSYISLLETGRREPTADVIEELARRLELAPKALEAWSQPISVSDAEYVLAGLYARQAWDLRDYSLAAEHAANAARIALEGKNTSAWWNMTYMQAECLMKQGQLKECQKIMEHLSEHPMATESAGLGVRARQMLAALCHAQGQLGIAVEHAEKAVELCAQLPKGSTLIIGALRALIGALADGGRLDEAWKYCQDMNEQMDEHSMSQLAGEVAWVIGNVAFMRHDYPEGIKHHERAAKLLSPANDIELWARFNKASAAVRLSSGIVEPETLSAIERAELALSIVGGNKADQLEVAFIRARWLYLTGDIVAAVQKLRDIHAERAGLGKHTAGEVSLLLGKSLKAAGELDEALVYLEEAQKAFSAAGAQDRVQQALDAVLEIRLAQRRAAAAEAS, via the coding sequence GTGGGTAATGGATTCGGGGAGAAGCTTCGCGCCGAGCGGCTGGAGCGCGGACTGACCCAGGCCGAACTGGGCAAAGATCTGTACTCCCCCAGCTACATTTCCTTGCTGGAAACCGGCCGGCGGGAACCCACAGCCGACGTCATCGAAGAGCTCGCCCGCAGGCTGGAGCTCGCGCCCAAGGCGCTCGAGGCGTGGAGCCAGCCCATCTCGGTCAGCGACGCCGAATACGTGCTGGCAGGACTCTACGCCCGGCAGGCATGGGACCTGCGCGACTACTCCCTGGCGGCCGAGCACGCGGCCAACGCTGCCCGGATTGCCCTCGAGGGCAAGAACACCAGCGCCTGGTGGAACATGACCTACATGCAGGCCGAGTGCCTCATGAAGCAGGGCCAGCTCAAGGAATGCCAGAAGATCATGGAGCACCTGTCCGAGCATCCCATGGCCACCGAATCGGCCGGTCTCGGTGTCCGTGCACGCCAGATGCTCGCCGCGCTGTGCCACGCACAGGGCCAGCTCGGCATCGCCGTCGAACACGCCGAGAAGGCGGTGGAGCTGTGCGCGCAGCTGCCCAAGGGATCAACACTGATTATCGGTGCGCTCCGCGCGCTGATCGGGGCGCTGGCTGACGGCGGCAGGCTGGACGAGGCGTGGAAGTACTGCCAGGACATGAACGAGCAGATGGATGAGCATTCGATGTCCCAGCTCGCCGGCGAAGTGGCGTGGGTGATCGGGAACGTCGCGTTCATGCGGCACGACTACCCGGAGGGCATCAAGCACCACGAGCGGGCAGCAAAGCTGCTCTCCCCCGCCAACGACATCGAGCTCTGGGCGCGCTTCAACAAGGCATCCGCCGCGGTCCGTCTCTCGTCCGGAATCGTCGAACCGGAGACCCTGTCGGCCATTGAGCGCGCCGAACTCGCGCTGTCCATCGTGGGCGGGAACAAGGCGGACCAGCTGGAGGTCGCGTTCATCCGCGCCCGGTGGCTCTACCTCACCGGCGATATCGTGGCCGCTGTCCAGAAGCTGCGTGACATCCACGCCGAACGCGCCGGCCTGGGCAAGCACACGGCCGGCGAGGTCTCGCTGCTGCTCGGCAAATCGCTCAAGGCTGCGGGCGAACTTGATGAGGCGTTGGTTTATCTGGAGGAGGCACAGAAGGCGTTCAGTGCCGCCGGCGCCCAGGACCGGGTCCAGCAGGCCCTCGATGCCGTGCTGGAGATCCGGCTCGCCCAGCGCCGGGCCGCCGCGGCGGAGGCGAGCTAG
- a CDS encoding ABC transporter ATP-binding protein, whose product MSATAFGTANEDNAHLSKSDSKAVRRRSLALLGSLIRPVRLRFWLTIATVVLSQAARVAGPALIAFGIDHALPALRAGNSLPLVLTGAAYLATALAAAGLTALYVTATANLSQAMLLDLRLRVFRHTQRLSLEFHEKYTSGRIIARQTSDLEALRELLDSGVTSLASGALFMVLTAVTVFALDWRSGLVVLAAALPMFLLARWYQKHSQIAFRQSRVVSARLIVHFIETMTGIRAVKAFRKERENAARYGELAEDYRQATVRSINLNGIFQPGLVLIGNACVAVVLLFGGFRVLTGDLAVGVLLALMLSTKRFFQPVDQMAMFYNSFQSAQAALEKVSGLLEEVPTVRPPRNAVELHDARGAVEFRDVEFRYGNGPLIIPALNLTIPAGQTVALVGQTGAGKSTLAKLIARFYDVSAGSVMLDGVDVRQLATADLRRNIVMVTQEAFLFSGSVADNIALGRPDAPREEIEAAAKAVGAHEFILELPDGYDTDVNKRGGRVSAGQRQLISFARAFLARPAVLILDEATSSLDIPSERLVENGLAGLLRGMDGAGPAGEGTGAVATAAGRATGDGNARTALIIAHRLSTVETADRVLVVHDGRVVEDGTPEELIGGNGRFARLHSAWKDSLV is encoded by the coding sequence ATGAGCGCCACAGCCTTTGGAACTGCCAACGAGGACAACGCCCACCTGAGCAAGAGCGACAGCAAGGCAGTACGACGGCGGTCGCTCGCCCTGCTGGGGTCGCTGATCCGTCCCGTCCGGCTGCGGTTCTGGCTCACCATCGCCACGGTGGTCCTGTCCCAGGCGGCCCGGGTGGCCGGCCCGGCGCTGATCGCCTTCGGCATCGACCACGCGCTGCCTGCTTTACGTGCGGGCAACAGTCTTCCGCTGGTGCTGACCGGCGCCGCCTACCTCGCCACAGCGTTGGCGGCCGCCGGGCTGACGGCCCTGTACGTGACCGCCACGGCGAACCTCAGCCAGGCCATGCTGCTTGACCTGCGGCTGCGCGTGTTCCGCCACACCCAGCGGCTCAGCCTCGAATTCCACGAAAAGTACACCTCGGGCAGGATCATCGCCCGGCAGACCTCGGACCTCGAAGCGCTGCGCGAGCTCCTGGATTCAGGAGTCACCTCCCTCGCCTCCGGTGCGCTGTTCATGGTGCTCACCGCCGTCACCGTCTTCGCCCTCGACTGGCGCAGTGGGCTGGTGGTGCTGGCCGCAGCCCTGCCCATGTTCCTCCTGGCCCGCTGGTACCAGAAACACTCGCAGATCGCGTTCCGCCAGTCCCGGGTGGTCTCGGCCCGGCTCATCGTCCATTTCATTGAGACCATGACCGGCATCCGCGCGGTCAAGGCGTTCCGCAAGGAGCGCGAGAACGCCGCCCGCTACGGCGAACTGGCCGAGGACTACCGGCAGGCGACCGTGCGCTCCATCAACCTGAACGGCATCTTCCAGCCCGGCCTGGTGCTGATCGGCAACGCCTGTGTCGCCGTCGTCCTGCTGTTCGGCGGCTTCCGGGTGCTGACCGGCGACCTGGCCGTGGGTGTGCTGCTGGCCCTGATGCTTTCCACGAAGCGCTTCTTCCAGCCCGTGGACCAGATGGCCATGTTCTACAACTCCTTCCAGAGCGCGCAGGCCGCGCTGGAGAAGGTCTCGGGCCTGCTCGAGGAGGTGCCCACGGTGCGTCCGCCGCGGAACGCGGTGGAACTGCACGATGCCCGCGGCGCCGTCGAGTTCCGGGACGTCGAGTTCCGGTACGGCAACGGGCCGCTCATCATTCCCGCGCTGAACCTCACTATCCCGGCGGGCCAGACCGTGGCGCTGGTGGGCCAGACCGGGGCCGGCAAGTCCACGCTGGCCAAGCTGATTGCCCGTTTCTATGACGTGTCCGCCGGTTCGGTGATGCTCGACGGCGTGGACGTCCGGCAGCTGGCCACCGCGGACCTGCGCCGGAACATCGTGATGGTCACCCAGGAGGCCTTCCTGTTCAGCGGATCGGTAGCGGACAACATCGCCCTCGGCCGGCCGGATGCCCCGCGCGAGGAGATCGAAGCCGCCGCGAAGGCCGTGGGCGCGCATGAGTTCATTCTGGAACTGCCCGATGGGTACGACACCGACGTCAACAAACGCGGCGGCCGCGTCTCGGCGGGCCAGCGCCAGCTGATCAGCTTCGCGCGGGCGTTCCTGGCCCGGCCGGCGGTCCTGATCCTGGACGAGGCCACGTCCTCGCTGGACATCCCCTCGGAACGCCTTGTGGAGAACGGACTCGCCGGGCTGCTGCGCGGCATGGACGGCGCCGGCCCAGCCGGGGAGGGGACTGGAGCCGTCGCGACGGCAGCCGGCCGGGCCACCGGCGATGGAAACGCCCGCACCGCGCTGATCATCGCACACCGGCTCTCCACCGTGGAGACGGCAGACAGGGTGCTCGTGGTCCACGACGGACGGGTGGTGGAGGACGGAACACCGGAGGAACTGATCGGCGGCAACGGCCGCTTCGCCCGGCTGCACAGCGCCTGGAAGGACTCGCTGGTCTGA
- a CDS encoding ABC transporter ATP-binding protein: MAKQSSFFRSVSRLYPHVKPVLPRLLMGLLSALLASVVALAIPQVLRVLINDSLRPGATMQAVWGSAGLILALGVAEAVLVALRRTFVINPATTVETRMRVSLYGHLQDLPVSFHDRWGSGQLLSRAMTDLNFIRRWMAFGAIMLVVTTLTVVIGVVVMFTMSWQLALIFLAAAGPVMVYGFRFRRRFSKVTRRSQDQAGDLATTVEESVHGIRVLKAFGRSREALETFNGQAEELRQTEIAKARHQAVFSMVVTLLPELALGAGLVTGILLAAGGELSIGSLVAFFATAAVIAAPVEFSGMLLAMALTAKTALDRHFEVMDSQNTITSAAEPRRPSEITGALTFRNVTFAFDDAPDKPVLKDVRLDIRPGETMALVGITGSGKSALLQLVPRLYDVTAGSITLDGVDLREFSVEELRTAVAVAFEDTTLFSSSVRDNVLLGVQDPDADTREKILAEALDTAQAHFAYSLPEGLDTLIGEEGLSLSGGQRQRLALARAIAARPSVLVLDDPLSALDVNTEELVENRLREVLSGTTTLIVAHRPSTVALADRVALLEDGRIAAVGTHTELLAGNSHYRYVIASLETEPRDLDSELSAIDDAEEVTR, translated from the coding sequence ATGGCCAAGCAGAGTTCATTTTTTCGATCCGTCAGCCGTCTCTATCCGCATGTGAAGCCGGTCCTGCCGCGGCTGTTGATGGGCCTGCTGTCCGCGCTCCTGGCCAGCGTGGTTGCCCTGGCCATTCCGCAGGTGCTGCGCGTGCTCATCAACGACTCCCTCCGTCCCGGGGCCACAATGCAGGCGGTCTGGGGCTCGGCCGGCCTCATTCTTGCCCTGGGTGTCGCCGAAGCCGTGCTGGTTGCCCTGCGCCGCACCTTCGTGATCAACCCGGCCACCACCGTGGAGACACGGATGAGGGTCTCGCTCTACGGCCACCTGCAGGACCTGCCCGTCTCGTTCCATGACCGCTGGGGCTCGGGCCAACTCCTCTCCCGCGCCATGACGGACCTCAACTTCATCCGGCGCTGGATGGCTTTCGGGGCCATCATGCTGGTGGTGACCACCCTGACCGTGGTGATCGGCGTCGTCGTCATGTTCACCATGAGCTGGCAGCTGGCCCTGATCTTCCTGGCCGCCGCCGGACCCGTGATGGTCTACGGCTTCCGCTTCCGGAGGCGCTTCAGCAAGGTCACCCGGCGGAGCCAGGACCAGGCCGGCGACCTCGCCACCACCGTTGAGGAGTCCGTCCACGGCATCCGCGTCCTGAAGGCCTTTGGCCGCAGCCGCGAAGCACTGGAAACCTTCAACGGCCAGGCCGAGGAACTGCGGCAGACGGAGATCGCCAAGGCCAGGCACCAGGCCGTCTTCAGCATGGTGGTGACGCTCCTGCCCGAACTGGCCCTGGGCGCAGGCCTGGTGACAGGCATTCTGCTCGCCGCCGGCGGCGAGCTCAGCATCGGCTCCCTCGTGGCGTTCTTCGCCACCGCCGCGGTCATCGCCGCGCCCGTGGAGTTTTCTGGCATGCTGCTCGCGATGGCCTTGACAGCCAAGACTGCACTGGACCGGCACTTCGAGGTCATGGACTCGCAAAACACCATCACCAGCGCGGCCGAACCGCGCCGCCCGTCCGAAATCACAGGGGCGCTGACTTTCAGGAACGTGACGTTCGCCTTCGACGACGCCCCGGACAAGCCGGTCCTGAAAGACGTCCGGCTGGACATCCGTCCCGGCGAGACCATGGCGCTGGTGGGCATCACCGGCAGCGGCAAGAGTGCCCTGCTGCAGCTCGTGCCCCGGCTCTACGACGTCACGGCAGGTTCCATCACGCTCGACGGCGTGGACCTCCGGGAATTCAGTGTGGAGGAGCTCCGCACCGCCGTGGCTGTGGCCTTCGAGGACACCACGCTGTTCTCCAGCTCGGTCCGCGACAACGTGCTGCTCGGGGTCCAGGACCCTGACGCGGACACCCGGGAGAAAATCCTGGCGGAGGCCCTGGACACCGCCCAGGCGCACTTCGCGTATTCGCTGCCCGAAGGGCTGGACACCCTCATCGGCGAGGAGGGCCTAAGCTTGTCCGGCGGCCAGCGCCAGCGCCTCGCCCTGGCCCGGGCCATCGCCGCCCGCCCCTCCGTACTGGTCCTCGACGATCCGCTGTCCGCCCTGGACGTGAACACCGAGGAGCTCGTGGAAAACCGCCTGCGGGAAGTGCTGTCCGGCACCACCACCCTCATCGTCGCCCACCGGCCCTCCACCGTGGCGCTGGCGGACCGGGTGGCCCTGTTGGAGGACGGTCGCATCGCCGCCGTCGGAACCCACACCGAACTGCTGGCCGGAAACAGCCATTACCGTTACGTGATCGCGAGCCTGGAAACGGAGCCCCGCGACCTGGACTCCGAACTGTCGGCCATCGACGACGCAGAGGAGGTCACCCGATGA
- a CDS encoding metallophosphoesterase yields the protein MADLSQLASRVRSIGRGFAVTAGAGTAAAVAATAYGLWEKNQFVLREETLPILPAGRAPFRILHLSDIHFVPGQKAKAAWLQSLAALRPDLVVNTGDNLSHPKAVDPLINALAPLMEFPGVFVPGSNDYYAPKLKNPARYLLGPSKAAPDREELDWPRLRAGFGMGGWVDLTNRHQSLVLQGMRFDFSGVDDPHLNRERYAGWPRGTRGQNAKDHLRVAVIHAPYQRVLDHFTEDGADLLLAGHTHGGQLCIPGYGAVVANCDIPTWRAKGLHDWSSNGRTTPVNVSGGIGTSRFAPVRIACKPEAVLLTLTPRA from the coding sequence GTGGCTGACCTTTCACAGCTGGCAAGCCGCGTCCGCAGCATCGGGCGCGGCTTTGCCGTCACCGCAGGCGCCGGGACCGCGGCCGCCGTCGCCGCCACGGCCTACGGGCTGTGGGAAAAGAACCAGTTCGTCCTCCGCGAGGAGACCCTCCCGATCCTCCCCGCCGGCAGGGCACCGTTCCGCATCCTGCACCTGAGCGACATCCACTTTGTCCCCGGCCAGAAGGCCAAAGCCGCGTGGCTGCAGTCACTCGCGGCACTCAGGCCGGACCTGGTGGTGAACACGGGTGACAACCTCAGCCATCCCAAGGCCGTGGACCCGCTGATCAACGCGCTGGCGCCGCTCATGGAATTCCCGGGCGTGTTTGTTCCGGGCTCCAATGACTACTACGCCCCGAAATTGAAGAACCCCGCCCGCTATCTGCTGGGCCCCTCCAAGGCGGCGCCGGACCGGGAGGAACTTGACTGGCCCCGGCTCCGGGCCGGCTTCGGCATGGGCGGCTGGGTCGACCTGACCAACCGGCACCAGTCACTCGTTCTGCAGGGTATGCGGTTCGACTTCTCCGGGGTAGACGATCCGCACCTCAACCGCGAACGGTACGCCGGCTGGCCGCGCGGCACCCGCGGCCAGAATGCCAAGGACCATCTCCGCGTCGCCGTCATCCACGCCCCCTACCAGCGCGTCCTGGACCACTTCACCGAGGACGGCGCGGACCTGCTCCTGGCCGGCCACACGCACGGCGGCCAGCTGTGCATCCCAGGGTACGGTGCCGTCGTGGCCAACTGCGACATCCCCACGTGGCGGGCCAAAGGGCTCCATGACTGGAGCAGCAACGGACGTACGACGCCGGTCAACGTCTCGGGCGGGATCGGCACGTCCCGCTTTGCGCCCGTCCGTATCGCCTGCAAGCCTGAGGCCGTCCTGCTGACACTCACGCCGCGCGCCTGA